The following is a genomic window from Myxococcota bacterium.
CCATGTCGCGCAGGAACGCGATCGTGGTCGAGGGCCGGAACGACACCGTGCCCGGCTGCGGCACGGCGTCGCACGCGGCCCACACGAACGGCAGGCGCAGGAAGCTGCGCCCGCGGTGGCGCTCGGGCAGGAAGGCGAGCGCGCGCTCGGCCAGGCCCGCGCCTTCGAGACAGTCGGCGCCGAGCGGCAGGTGCGGACCGTGCACCTCCATCGGCGAGCAGGTCACGACCACCACGGCCTGCGCGCGGTCGATCGCGTCGAACTGCCTCTTGGTGAGGGTCTCCCAGCGGACGCTGCGCGGGCTCGGGCTCATGCGCAGAGCCTAGCGCGACGCCGAGGGGCGAGGGGAGCTAGCGCGTGGTGCGCAGCTCCTTGCGAACCACCCAGGCGCCGAGCACGGCCGCCAGCGCGTAGAGCACCCAGGTGCGGGGCTCCGGAATCGGGTTCACGCCCGGAAGGCCGATCGTGATGGGGCCGGGCTTGCCGCCGCCGATCAGGCCGGCGAAGAAGCCACCGGGATTGGCGGGGAGGTGCACGGGGCGGCTCGACTTCAGCTGGTCGAGAATCCCCTGGATCGTCCCATTCGTCTGGGGGTTTCCGCCGAGCGCAGAGCTGAGCTGTGCCTGCAGGACGAGCCGCAACGAGTCCGAACCCTGCAGGTCCTGGGTGATCTTCAGGTCGACGCCCTGACCGGGCGAGATCGATCCGGCATGCACGCCGCCGGCCAGCAGGCAGGAGGTCACGGCGAAGACGGCGCCGTATCTAAGAATTCGAGCTCGCTTCATCGGGCGAAACATACCCATTCTCACGCGTGATGCCAATCACAATCTGTACGACCGGGTGGACGGATTGGATTGCGGGTGTAGTCGCCTCGACCGGCAAGTCGCGGCCCAACCAGGGGTGACTGCTGGAGATCCGACCCGGGCAGGGGCGGGTCCCCCCGGCTCGGCCGCGACTGACCCGACGGTAGGGGCAGGGCCCGGCCACGCGCTTCGCCGAGGCGAATCTCTCCCAGGCCTCGAGTGACTCGCGCGGGCGCGAGTGACTGAGCCCGAGATCGCGCGCCTCACGCCGGCAGCTTCGACAGATCGACCCGGTACAGCTCGGTCGCGGTCTTGAAGCACATCTGCTCGATCTCGGCTTTCGGCACGCCGGCCATCACGCGCTCGAGCACGTGCATGGAGTTGGGCCAGATCGCGTCGTGATGCGGGTAGTCGTTGCCCCAGACCAGGTTGCGCAGGCCGATCTCGTGGCGCGTGCGCACGCCGATCTCGTCGTCTTCGAAGGTCACGTGGAAGTTGCGGTGGAAGTACTCACTCGGCTTCATGGTGAGATAGTCCACGGCGAAGCGCGGCGTGCGGTAGGTCGCGTGGTCGAGTCGGTGGACCACGTGCGCGACCCAGCCGGTCTCGAACTCGGAGATCACGAGCTTGAGCCGCGGGAAGCGCTCGACCACGCCGCCGCAGATCAGGTCGATCATGGTGTTCACCGCGGTGGTGAAGGCGAGCGTGTAGCCCTTGATCGTGCCCGCCGGCGTGCCCCAGTGCGCCGGCATGCCACCGTCCCACGAGGTGCCCACGAAGATGTGCATGGTGAGCGGCAGGTCCATGGCCTGTGCGGCGGCCCAGAAGCGGTCGTAGTCGGGGTGACAGTAGGGCCGGTCGGGAGACACGTGGGCGGGGATCATGAAGCCGCGCACGCCCCGGCGCGCCGCGCGCTCCATCTCCGCGAGCGACGCGTCGACGTCGGGGATCGGGAGACACCCGATCCCGATCAGCCGTTCGGGCGCCA
Proteins encoded in this region:
- a CDS encoding amidohydrolase family protein, which translates into the protein MRYYSCDSHLVEAREVFTGLEPRFGTRAPQVIRDWKGNRGDWLLLPGVPPIPIGRLGIAGHRLDDPATDELIARGYDGLNPGVRDPAKRLDEQARDGICGEVMYPSLNMFTYASPEQDVARAVFERHNDWVTDYCAVAPERLIGIGCLPIPDVDASLAEMERAARRGVRGFMIPAHVSPDRPYCHPDYDRFWAAAQAMDLPLTMHIFVGTSWDGGMPAHWGTPAGTIKGYTLAFTTAVNTMIDLICGGVVERFPRLKLVISEFETGWVAHVVHRLDHATYRTPRFAVDYLTMKPSEYFHRNFHVTFEDDEIGVRTRHEIGLRNLVWGNDYPHHDAIWPNSMHVLERVMAGVPKAEIEQMCFKTATELYRVDLSKLPA